GGTCTGCAGTAATACAGGCAACCTTATCTATGAAGCAGTTTGGCTATGTGATATTTAAAAAGGTACAATATGAAAGAAAAAAAGCAGGACAGTTACCGGGTTACCCCGAAGAAGATGGACGAGCCTGATAATTATAAAAAAGGCCGGGGTGCCCAGATCAATACAAAAAACCGTTTTCTGAAAGACCAGCATGTGCGCGAACATGTAGAGGGCATTGACGACTGGACAGAAAAGCAGGAACCCACCCAATACCTGGAGCAGGAAGCCAAGAGCCTGGTAAATAAAGTGACCAGTCCCGATGTGGGCATGTGGTACAGCATGAACCCTTATATGGGTTGCGAACATGGTTGTATCTATTGTTATGCCCGCAATGCACATGAGTACTGGGGTTATAGCGCGGGGCTTGATTTTGAAAGAAAGATCATTGTAAAAATGAATGCCCCGCAACTGCTGCGTAAGTATTTAATGCATCCCAAATGGGAGGGTGTGCCTATTAGTTTAAGTGGTAATACCGATTGTTATCAGCCAGCCGAACAAAAATACCGGTTAACCAGGTCCTTACTGGAAGTATGCAATTCCTTTAACCAGCCGGTAGGCATTATCAGTAAAAATGGCGGCATGGTGCGGGATAAAGATATTCTGAAAGAAATGGCCAATAAGAAACTGGCTTCGGTGATGGTTACTATTACCTCACTGAATGAAGACCTGCGGCGGGTAATGGAGCCACGCACTACCACCTCCATGCAACGCCTGCGGCTGATAAAGGAGTTAAGCGAGGAAGGTATTCCGGTAGGCGTGATGATGGGCCCTATGATACCGGGGTTGAACGATCATGAGATGCAACGCATTATGCTTGCAGCGAAAGAGCATGGAGCCACTTCTGCTGCTTATACGTTTGTGCGATTGAATGGATCGGTTAAATTACTGTTTCACGACTGGTTATATAAAAACTTTCCCGACCGGGCCGATAAGGTATGGCATATGATCGAGCAAAGCCACGGCGGTCAGGTAAATGATACCAGATTTGGTGTTAGGATGCGTGGGGAAGGCGATATTGCTGAGATCATCTCCCAACAATATCGCAAATATGGTAAACTGTATGGAATGAACGCTGAAGAACTTGATCTGGATACGACCACCTTCAGACGACCGGGCGCTCAGGGAAGGTTATTTGACTGAGAAATTAATTGAGCTCCCGCCTTCTTATTTTGTCATGATCTTTTGTAGCATTTCCTTAGTACGAATTATTTCTTTACACAAACCGGCAATTTCCCGTGCATTGTCCAGTAAGTTAAGTTGGGTAAGGGATTGTTCCAGATCCTGGATCTTTCCCTTGTAGAAATATTCCATTACTTCTACTGAGTCGGCCATGATAGGTTGAAAGAGATTGTGGGCAGTTTCATTTGGCGAAACAGAGTCTGATTTACTAATGGAGGAGTGTTGCTGTCTCATGGAATTTAAATTAAAAGTTATAAAAGTTCAATTGGGCCTAAACTTTCACCTGTGACTCGGAACGGCTTGTCTGGTTGATCCAAAGTTCCTTTATATCGCATTGAGGAGCAAGCGTTAAAGTACCAAAAGTAAGAAGTAGTAGCTGTATTAAAATTGAGTAGTTCTACGGATTTTAGGGCAGGTATTTACAAATATCTTTAGCACCCGTTTAACCTAAATTTTTTTTATGGCAACTAACATGAAGTCAAATTTGACTTACCCTTTTGTACTTTTTTTCTTTATGGGAGCATTGTTGATCAGCTCCTGTGGAGGAGGAGCCCCTCAACCTGGAAAAGATGAAGTTTGTGTCAAGAATCCGAAAGATACATCGGAGCTTGGTAGAAGAAACCATTTCATTCCTGTGATGAGCATAGATATTTATAAGAAGAACTTTGATCAGGCCCGTGACACCATCAGGCAAAGGCTTCCGGATATCATGGTCCCGGACTATGAGATCTTCAACAGAGCTTCGATAGTTGAATATTTAAAAGACAGCACCGTGGCCGGCTTTAAGTTTTACTATGGCATTAAGCCCGGTAGCGAGAAGAAAAGAGCATTGCGAATAATGATCGTAGGTGTTGATAAAAACGGTAAAAATGTTTACTTAAAAGACTCGACTGGAAGGATAGGTGCCCAGGCAACTAATGATGATGGTGGTTTGGAATATGGCCAATGTACACCGCCTTGTGATATTGAGCCTTAAAGGCTGGAAAAATTACCCTAATTCAATGACCGAGATTTACTCGTACAATGGATAGTAGTACCGTACGTTTTATTTTAAGTTTAAGCATCGGTTTTGCTGTAATAATCGGGATAGTAAGATTTCGAAGGATAGATCCATCTTACTATCCCTTCCTTTTTGTTTGTTTTGCAGCATTAGCAGTAGAATTACTGCACCGCACCCTAATGGAAAATGGGCTTCCAAAGTCGCTCTTTTTTCTGTTGAATATTTATTCTTATGTTGATTTCCTGCTCTTTTTATGGCTTTTCAGTAACTGGGGGCTTTTTAACAGAAAGAAATCGACGGTTATCGCCATTGCAGGAGCATTTTTCATAGCATGGGTGGTGACCAATATAATATTTACGAGCTTTATCAATAAGGCTAATTTGTATTTTTTCATTCTGTATTCGTTTGCATTGATCTTTTTCAGTGTAAGTACTTTTAACAGAATGGTGGTGCATGAACGGAGCAGCATTTTCAGGAACCCAAAATTCTGGATTTGTCTGGGAGTTATAATTTTTTATTCATTCTTTATAGTATATTCATCAACTGGCGTAACTTTCATGTACGTTCCAAGCAAAGAATTTCGACGTGGATTACAGGCGATAATGGTATATTCAAATTTATTGGTTAATCTTTTGTATGCAGTAGCAGTAATATGGATACCCAGGAAAAAGAACTTTACCAGTCTCTTCTGATAGTAGTTAGTGTAGTGGGTATAACCTTGCTTTATTTTATTATCACTATCATCCGCTATCAGCGTCGCAGCCTGAAACTGCATAAGGAAAAAATACAGGCTGAAATTGATACATTGGAAAAAGAACGCCGACGTATTGCCTCTGATCTTCACGATGAATTGGGCCCCCTGCTGTCTGCCGTAAAACTTCAAATAAACAGTCTTAATACCACCGACCCCGACGATGAGGCCGTAATCAGTAAATCGAGTACCCATTTGGATAGTATTATCCGTAAACTGCGGGAAATTTCCAATAACCTGATGCCGAATACCCTGGTTCGAAAGGGATTGCAGAAGGCCATTACCGAGTTTATTGATAATAACCGCAATGTATACGGATTAGAAATTAGATTTATATGTGAGCAGGAGATTCACCTCAACCAATACAAAGAGGTCAATATCTACCGCATTATCCAGGAAATTCTTCACAATACCATTAAACACGCCCAGGCAACCCTGTTGATTGTCAAAATTGTAACCGAGGGTAACCGCCTTTTACTCATGACCGCAGATAATGGAAAAGGTTTTGATTATTTTACTAAAGTAAAAGACAATCCCGGCCTTGGACTTCGTAACTTGCAGAGTAGGACCGAAGTGATGGGCGGTGAACTTACCTGTCATTCTGAACCTGGTAAGGGCACCACATATACAATTGAAATTCCTCTTTGACCAGAACCAGGTGTTATTATGAAAACATATGGCAATATAAAAGTTGCTATTGCTGACGATCATGAGATTTTTCGCGACGGGTTGCGGGCAATGTTACAAAAGCAGCAGGACATTTTATTGGTAGGCGAAGCCGCCAATGGCAAAGAATTGATTGAACAGGTAATATCGCAGGAACCTGATATTGTTATCAGCGATGTGAAAATGCCGGTAATGGATGGGGCTGCCGCTACCCGCCATTTGGCCGAGCATTACCCCCACGTTGGCATTATTGCCTTAACCATGTTCGATGAAGAGGACCTGATTATTGATATGCTGGAAGCGGGCGCCCGCGGTTATCTTTTAAAAAATGCCGATAAGAACGAGATAATAGAAGCCATCAAATCGGTTTACCAGCAACAACCCTATTATTGCCGGCATACCTCCAACAAACTGGCACAGATGGTGGCCAAAAGCAAGTTCAATCCATACAAACAAAAGCAGAAACCGGAGTTCAATGAACGGGAAATTGATATTGTTGCCGATATCTGTAATGGCCTTACCAGCAAGCAAATTGCTGAAAAGATCTTCCTGAGTGTACGTACAGTGGAAGGCTTGAGGTTAAAGATCATGGAAAAAATGGAAGTAAAGAACACCGCTGGTATTATCATTTATGCCATCAAGAACAACCTGTACAAACCCGGAAACATCTAACGTTACTGCATAAGTTTTCCTGCTGACAACCACTTTGTTGTCTTAAATTAATGGATACGTATAGCCGAAGAAAGTAACGGGGCTGTATGTGACCAGAAAAATATTTTCAAAAAAACTTCACAAAATATTTGGTGTAATTGAAAAATTATTGACACCTTTGCATAAACAAATCAACAAAAACATGTTACGCAAACAATCAAATATTGTGCTGAACGGCTGGAGTCCGATAGAGGACTTTACTGTTTGCGGGGCGTGTTACGCTGATGAATAGGTTGAACAAACTAATTCAATATAACACAGGCCCCGCAAGGAATTGCGGGGTTTTTTATTTATCGGCTGTTTAATAAATGACAACGAAAAGGAACCCTTATGACCAAAGGACCAGGTATGCTATTTTCATGTGTGTGCAGGCGTTAGAGGAAGTTGGAAGTAAACAAATAAATCGAAACAGCTTATGAAATTTATAAATAACAACATCTAAATAACTACATACAAATTGATGATACACTCATTGCGACATATGCAAAGTATGATGATGGATAATACGAGACGATTTATCCAGTGGAACCCGTGTGTAATTGCGGTAGCAGTGATTTATTTCAATGGCGGCATAAGTGAGAAGGATTACATACCAATACGACCAGGTTGTGTTTAACGAAACTGTAAATACAGGAATCGAATAACAAAGGCCCGGTCGATAAAACGACCGGGCTTTTTTTTTGACCAAAACAAACTTCATGAAAGAAGAAAAAGGAGAGTAGACGATGCAATTATTAGTAGCCGTATTTATGATCAGAGTGATCATTGCTTTAATCAGCGGCAAAACCGACAAAAGAAAAGATATCGGGCAGGTAAAAGATGAACCAGTTGATGCAAGACATCCTGCCGGGTTCCAGGTTCGATAAAAGAGATTTAAGATACGTATTCAAAAGGAGGAAAAACAAGCGTCCGTCGAAAGGCGGATGCTTTTCCAAAAACATTCATTGACCATTAAGCCTGACTAAAATAAACCTTATGAAAACAGGTAGCGGCTGCCATGACCGCTACAAAATATAGGAGTATTCCGGTTGGTCGGATACCCCGTTTGGATCGGGGAGGGTGTAGGTTCGAGTCCTGCCTCCTATACAACAGGCAGTACAAGCGTTGATGGTTGCGCTCCTGACTTCCAATCAGGTGGATAGAGTTCGAATCTCTAGTGCTGCTCACTGGTTCGTTAGTGTAAAGGCTAACACTCCTGATTGTCTATCAGGCACTACGAGTTCGAGTCTCGTACGGACCGCAAAATTATTGAGTGGTGTAATTGGTTAAGCATATCAGTCTTTGACACTGATGGTGTTGGTTCAAGCCCAGCCTCAATAACCCGGCTTATAACCCGAAACGGCTTATAGTTCAATGGAAGAATGCTGTGCTACGAACGCAGAGATAGAAGTTCGAATCTTCTTAGGCCGTCAAAAAAAATATTTTAAATACGCAATTATACTGCGCAGTTAGGTATGCATCTTTGTTGTATCAAAATATTTAGATGAGTTTAAAACATAGTTTTGATTACGCAGATATGTTGCGTAGGTGTGAATGAAAATATGTAAGGTCAAAGGATGAATAGCTCAATGGCAGAGCGTTCCCTTGTTAAGGGAAGGGTTACAGGTTCGAGCCCTGTTTCATCCGCAAAATGGTCTGTTCGCCTGGTTGGTTAACTGGCATCCCGACTTGTCGGGAGCGGATGAGTTCGATCCTCATACAGACTACCAGGTGCTTTGGCAGAGATGGTTCTATTGCATCCCGTTGAAGGCGGGACCATTGTGGTTCGATTCCACGAGGCACCACGTATACGGTTCTAATGTAATTGGCAGCATGATAGTCTCCAAAACTATCAGTCTTCGTTCGAGTCGAAGGAGCCGTGCTAAAACTCAGGTTATGCGTACTCGTGTAATGAAATAGTTAATGAGCATTCTTTGAAAGCAAAGAAGCAAACATCTGTTAACTATTTTAAAATAAAATATGGACAATTTATTTACACGGAAGGTGATCAACGCCGACAACGTGGTGGATGATCATTTTCTGAACGCGAAAGTATTATACCTGAATTTTTTTAACCTGTTGCCCAACGTACATTATATAAGCCGTGTTGATGGAGAAAAGGTGTTCAATGCATTAAAAGAAAAATACGGCAGCCAAATTAAAAACATATATCAATACCGTTGGTATAAAAGAAGCAGAAAGGAATTTGAGTTCGACAGAACAGTGCTGGTTTTAGAAGGCAATTGCCTTGTTGAACTCGATGATAATTACTGTGAGATCTTACACGATGGGTCTAGTATGGAGCTGGTGCAAACGATTACTGAGCTGAGCAACCAGTATAAGGAACGGCAAAGGCGTGAACCACTTGAGATC
The Niastella koreensis GR20-10 genome window above contains:
- a CDS encoding response regulator transcription factor is translated as MKTYGNIKVAIADDHEIFRDGLRAMLQKQQDILLVGEAANGKELIEQVISQEPDIVISDVKMPVMDGAAATRHLAEHYPHVGIIALTMFDEEDLIIDMLEAGARGYLLKNADKNEIIEAIKSVYQQQPYYCRHTSNKLAQMVAKSKFNPYKQKQKPEFNEREIDIVADICNGLTSKQIAEKIFLSVRTVEGLRLKIMEKMEVKNTAGIIIYAIKNNLYKPGNI
- a CDS encoding sensor histidine kinase, translated to MDTQEKELYQSLLIVVSVVGITLLYFIITIIRYQRRSLKLHKEKIQAEIDTLEKERRRIASDLHDELGPLLSAVKLQINSLNTTDPDDEAVISKSSTHLDSIIRKLREISNNLMPNTLVRKGLQKAITEFIDNNRNVYGLEIRFICEQEIHLNQYKEVNIYRIIQEILHNTIKHAQATLLIVKIVTEGNRLLLMTADNGKGFDYFTKVKDNPGLGLRNLQSRTEVMGGELTCHSEPGKGTTYTIEIPL
- a CDS encoding PA0069 family radical SAM protein, with protein sequence MKEKKQDSYRVTPKKMDEPDNYKKGRGAQINTKNRFLKDQHVREHVEGIDDWTEKQEPTQYLEQEAKSLVNKVTSPDVGMWYSMNPYMGCEHGCIYCYARNAHEYWGYSAGLDFERKIIVKMNAPQLLRKYLMHPKWEGVPISLSGNTDCYQPAEQKYRLTRSLLEVCNSFNQPVGIISKNGGMVRDKDILKEMANKKLASVMVTITSLNEDLRRVMEPRTTTSMQRLRLIKELSEEGIPVGVMMGPMIPGLNDHEMQRIMLAAKEHGATSAAYTFVRLNGSVKLLFHDWLYKNFPDRADKVWHMIEQSHGGQVNDTRFGVRMRGEGDIAEIISQQYRKYGKLYGMNAEELDLDTTTFRRPGAQGRLFD